One uncultured Hyphomonas sp. genomic region harbors:
- a CDS encoding tyrosine recombinase, which yields MSDRARIEAFLEMMSAERGASPNTLDAYGRDLLDASEFCGGKLETAGPRDLAGWLSDLAARGMAPSSQARKLSAVRRFFRFLFEEGDRKDDPTAKLDGPKPSRDVPDVLSREEMARLIDACGEDLRLKALVELLYGAGLRVSELVSLTLGSLPRRKGERWVTRDVIIRGKGGKERLCPLGGPALAALSDWLAVREETLPKNSLARTRAEKFVFPSRGKEGHLTRRRLGQLLEELAIMAGIRPDRVHPHALRHAYATHLLMGGADLRSVQTLLGHADIATTQIYTHVLTDELAELLETAHPLASR from the coding sequence ATGTCAGATCGTGCGCGTATCGAAGCTTTCCTGGAAATGATGTCCGCCGAGCGGGGCGCTTCGCCCAATACGCTCGACGCCTATGGGCGTGACCTGCTGGACGCGTCGGAATTTTGCGGCGGCAAGCTGGAGACCGCCGGCCCGCGAGACCTCGCCGGATGGCTGTCGGATCTTGCCGCGCGCGGCATGGCGCCGTCCTCGCAGGCGCGCAAGCTTTCCGCCGTCCGGCGGTTCTTCCGCTTCCTGTTCGAAGAAGGTGACCGCAAGGACGACCCGACCGCGAAGCTCGACGGGCCGAAGCCGTCCCGCGATGTGCCGGATGTGCTGTCGCGCGAGGAAATGGCCCGGCTGATCGATGCCTGCGGCGAAGATTTGCGGCTGAAGGCGCTGGTTGAGCTGCTCTATGGCGCGGGGCTTCGTGTGTCTGAACTGGTCTCGCTGACGCTCGGCTCCCTCCCCCGCCGCAAGGGCGAGCGCTGGGTGACGCGCGATGTCATCATTCGCGGTAAGGGCGGCAAGGAACGGCTCTGCCCGCTGGGCGGTCCGGCGCTGGCGGCCCTTTCAGACTGGCTCGCCGTGCGCGAAGAGACCCTGCCCAAGAACAGCCTCGCCCGCACGCGCGCCGAGAAATTCGTCTTCCCCTCACGCGGCAAGGAAGGCCATCTGACGCGGCGGCGCCTCGGCCAATTGCTGGAGGAGCTGGCGATCATGGCGGGCATCCGGCCGGACCGGGTCCACCCGCATGCCCTGCGCCATGCCTATGCCACTCACCTTCTGATGGGCGGCGCAGACCTGCGCAGCGTACAGACCCTTCTGGGCCATGCCGACATCGCCACGACCCAGATCTACACCCACGTCCTCACCGACGAACTGGCTGAATTGCTGGAGACGGCGCACCCGCTTGCCAGCCGCTGA
- a CDS encoding YdgA family protein: MRKFLILLGVLAVIGLAGLWWLGTKAEQGKPAPGEIRIEVEDVV, translated from the coding sequence ATGCGCAAATTCCTGATCCTGCTTGGCGTTTTGGCGGTGATTGGGCTGGCAGGCCTGTGGTGGCTGGGAACCAAGGCCGAACAGGGAAAACCCGCCCCGGGCGAGATCCGGATCGAGGTCGAAGATGTGGTCTAG
- the aroB gene encoding 3-dehydroquinate synthase: MNVTAPELETVSVDLGARSYDILVGHGALAELGPRILPMLKQKRVFVLTDEHVEAAHRARVETVLEASGISSSWLALTPGEKTKSFTNLEAILDWLLEGGADRSDILVALGGGVIGDIAGLSASLMKRGMGFVQVPTTLLAQVDSSVGGKTAVNSPRGKNLIGAFYQPRLVIADTELLATLPARELRAGYAEIVKYGLINDPAFFDWLEANGARVLALEADAITYAVAVSCRAKAAIVAEDETEKGVRALLNLGHTFGHALEAANNYRPDLLHGEAVAIGMALAFRYGAATGITPAEDAARVKRMLETSGLQAAIPGRQGGAYTAAELVRLMQQDKKASGGKVPLILARGIGQAYIHPDADLAAVEKFLRSETLEG, encoded by the coding sequence ATGAACGTAACGGCCCCCGAACTGGAAACCGTGTCAGTCGATCTCGGCGCCCGGTCTTACGATATCCTTGTCGGCCATGGTGCCCTGGCAGAGCTGGGCCCGCGGATATTGCCGATGCTGAAACAGAAGCGCGTCTTCGTGCTGACCGACGAACATGTCGAAGCGGCCCACCGGGCGCGCGTCGAAACGGTGCTGGAGGCGTCCGGCATTTCGTCCAGCTGGCTCGCGCTGACGCCAGGCGAAAAGACCAAGAGCTTCACCAATCTCGAAGCCATTCTCGACTGGCTGCTGGAAGGCGGCGCCGACCGGTCCGACATTCTGGTGGCGCTCGGCGGCGGGGTGATCGGAGATATTGCCGGTCTCTCGGCCAGCCTGATGAAGCGCGGCATGGGGTTCGTGCAGGTGCCGACGACACTGCTGGCACAGGTCGATTCTTCCGTCGGCGGAAAGACCGCTGTGAACAGTCCGCGCGGCAAGAATCTGATCGGCGCTTTTTACCAGCCCCGGCTGGTGATCGCCGACACCGAACTTCTCGCCACGCTGCCGGCGCGGGAACTGCGCGCAGGCTATGCTGAAATCGTCAAATACGGCCTCATCAATGATCCGGCCTTCTTTGACTGGCTGGAAGCGAACGGCGCCCGCGTCCTGGCGCTCGAGGCCGATGCGATCACCTATGCCGTCGCTGTCAGCTGCCGGGCCAAGGCGGCGATTGTGGCCGAAGACGAAACAGAGAAGGGCGTACGTGCGCTCCTGAACCTCGGCCACACATTCGGCCATGCGCTGGAAGCGGCGAACAATTACCGGCCGGACCTGCTGCATGGAGAAGCCGTCGCCATCGGCATGGCGCTCGCCTTCCGCTATGGCGCGGCGACAGGCATCACACCGGCCGAAGACGCTGCGCGGGTAAAGCGCATGCTGGAAACCTCCGGACTGCAGGCCGCTATTCCCGGCCGGCAGGGCGGGGCGTATACGGCGGCTGAACTTGTCCGGCTGATGCAGCAGGACAAGAAGGCCAGCGGCGGGAAGGTGCCGCTGATCCTGGCTCGCGGAATCGGACAGGCCTACATTCATCCCGATGCAGACCTTGCCGCCGTGGAAAAATTCCTGCGCAGTGAAACTCTAGAGGGATAA
- a CDS encoding BolA family protein, with amino-acid sequence MPQLTDRLSRIHDLLTEAFQPVELEISDDSAKHAGHAGATPEGETHYSVRIVSPAFEGLSRVQIQRTVMLALQQEFDTGLHALALKASAPKA; translated from the coding sequence ATGCCACAACTGACTGACAGACTATCGCGGATTCACGACCTTTTGACTGAAGCTTTTCAGCCTGTGGAGCTGGAAATCAGCGATGACAGCGCCAAACATGCCGGCCATGCGGGTGCCACCCCGGAGGGCGAGACGCATTACAGCGTGAGAATCGTCTCCCCCGCCTTCGAAGGCCTGTCGCGCGTACAGATCCAGCGCACAGTCATGCTGGCCCTGCAGCAGGAATTCGACACCGGCCTGCATGCGCTGGCCCTCAAAGCCAGCGCACCGAAGGCCTGA
- a CDS encoding shikimate kinase, which translates to MPSDSDSPAQQKPAALPYESRTIALVGLMGAGKSTVGRRLAEKLGRPFYDSDTEIEKAAGLSISDIFALHGEADFRRGEQQVLKRLLAMPPHVLATGGGAYLNEETRALMREHAITVWLNADLETLWKRVQKRDTRPLLQRNDAKSVLTNLLAEREPIYSQADLVVRSKDGPHTNTVNAILKALKTWKPQ; encoded by the coding sequence ATGCCTTCTGACAGCGACAGTCCAGCGCAACAAAAACCGGCGGCTCTGCCTTATGAGTCGCGGACAATTGCGCTTGTCGGCCTGATGGGGGCGGGCAAGTCGACGGTCGGGCGGCGGCTGGCGGAGAAACTGGGCCGGCCTTTCTATGACAGCGATACGGAAATCGAGAAGGCAGCCGGCCTGTCGATCTCCGACATCTTCGCCCTGCATGGCGAAGCAGACTTCCGGCGCGGTGAACAGCAGGTGCTCAAACGCCTCCTGGCGATGCCGCCGCATGTGCTGGCGACCGGGGGCGGGGCCTACCTCAATGAAGAGACACGCGCCCTGATGCGCGAACACGCGATCACCGTCTGGCTGAACGCCGACCTCGAAACCCTGTGGAAGCGCGTCCAGAAGCGCGACACCCGTCCGCTGCTGCAGCGCAACGATGCCAAGAGCGTGCTGACAAACCTGCTGGCCGAACGTGAGCCGATCTATTCGCAGGCCGACCTGGTCGTCCGATCCAAGGACGGTCCGCACACGAATACGGTGAATGCCATCCTGAAGGCCCTGAAGACCTGGAAACCCCAATGA
- a CDS encoding glycerol-3-phosphate dehydrogenase yields the protein MHDLLVIGGGINGTGIARDAAGRGLDVVLVEKDDLAQHTSSASTKLIHGGLRYLEMYDFALVRKALIEREILLRAAPHIIWPMRFVLPHDKDQRPAWLIRLGLFLYDHLGGRKMLPPTKVLRRGKSDKLAPLKEEFRLAFEYSDCWVEDSRLVVLNAVDAKERGAEVRTRTACTKLVRHKDYWDAEFASAQGTETRQFRAVVNAAGGWVDEIIDLADPKDTATHLRLVKGSHIIVPKWHDGEYAFFFQNADGRIMFAIPYERGEYTLIGTTDIPYTADKDKVEISQEEIEYLCAGASEYYQRAITPADVVATYSGVRPLYDDHAASASKVTRDYVLHYDAEGGAPVLSVFGGKITTYRELAEEAVAELAPLFEGLPKSWTKKASLPGGDIPAANFDAYLSGLVLSHPHLPVELLTRLARAYGTRTRALLGDAQTLEALGRDFGGGLTEREVDWLVEQEFARSADDILRRRSKLYLHMTGEEQAAFTDWFNTSPHTTA from the coding sequence GTGCACGACCTGCTCGTCATCGGCGGGGGCATCAATGGGACGGGCATTGCCCGCGATGCCGCCGGGCGTGGCCTCGACGTTGTCCTTGTTGAAAAGGATGACCTCGCCCAGCACACATCCTCCGCCAGCACGAAGCTGATCCATGGCGGGCTGCGCTATCTGGAAATGTATGATTTCGCCCTCGTGCGGAAAGCGCTGATCGAGCGGGAAATCCTCCTGCGCGCCGCGCCGCACATTATCTGGCCGATGCGGTTTGTCCTGCCGCATGACAAGGACCAGCGCCCGGCCTGGCTGATCCGGCTCGGCCTGTTCCTGTATGACCATCTCGGCGGCCGGAAAATGCTGCCGCCAACCAAGGTGCTGCGCCGGGGAAAATCTGACAAGCTTGCTCCGCTCAAGGAAGAGTTCCGGCTCGCTTTCGAATATTCCGATTGCTGGGTGGAGGACTCCCGCCTCGTCGTGCTGAACGCTGTCGATGCGAAAGAGCGCGGGGCAGAGGTGCGCACGCGCACGGCCTGCACGAAACTGGTGCGCCACAAGGATTACTGGGACGCCGAATTCGCTTCAGCGCAGGGCACGGAAACCCGCCAGTTCCGGGCGGTTGTAAATGCCGCGGGCGGCTGGGTGGACGAGATTATCGATCTTGCCGATCCGAAGGATACCGCCACCCATCTGCGCCTGGTCAAAGGCAGTCACATCATCGTGCCGAAATGGCATGACGGCGAGTACGCCTTTTTCTTCCAGAATGCCGATGGCCGAATCATGTTCGCGATCCCCTATGAGCGGGGCGAATATACACTGATCGGCACGACGGACATTCCGTACACCGCCGACAAGGACAAGGTTGAGATCAGCCAGGAAGAGATCGAATATCTCTGCGCCGGGGCCAGCGAATACTATCAGCGCGCCATCACGCCGGCAGATGTGGTGGCGACCTATTCCGGTGTGCGGCCGCTCTATGATGATCACGCCGCCTCGGCTTCAAAGGTCACGCGGGATTACGTGCTGCACTACGACGCCGAGGGCGGCGCGCCGGTCCTATCTGTTTTCGGCGGCAAGATCACGACCTATCGGGAGCTTGCCGAAGAGGCGGTCGCAGAGCTCGCGCCCCTGTTCGAGGGATTGCCGAAATCCTGGACGAAGAAAGCCAGCCTGCCAGGCGGCGACATTCCGGCGGCGAATTTCGACGCCTATCTCTCAGGTCTCGTGCTGAGCCACCCGCATCTGCCGGTCGAGCTGCTGACACGCCTTGCCCGCGCCTATGGCACGCGGACGCGGGCGCTGCTGGGCGATGCGCAAACGCTGGAGGCGTTGGGCCGGGATTTCGGCGGCGGTCTGACCGAGCGCGAGGTCGACTGGCTTGTCGAACAGGAATTCGCCCGTAGCGCCGACGACATCCTCCGCCGCCGCTCAAAGCTGTATCTGCACATGACGGGGGAGGAACAGGCCGCCTTCACCGACTGGTTCAACACCAGCCCTCACACCACCGCCTGA
- a CDS encoding DUF3604 domain-containing protein, which translates to MKYLGQASLAVLLLAAGCTAQQDMATPPETTAATPETLVEAAPEATMAPAPADRVALFGDLHVHTGQSFDAFISSVRATPDDAYRFAKGEKITTDGGYDVQLNGPLDFLAVTDHGEYMGIMPAMATPGTALSQTNFAKTVFGPDAENPAQSFQNVGLTIVSGDEIEEIYDRDVIDSAWQRAIDAAERHYEPGKFTTFAGYEFTAMTPVLESKIPAAANLHRNVIFRGEAPARLFSTLDSPNPEDLWDWMDAQRADGRDVMSIPHNSNASNGEMFASETYEGGELTADYAVTRMRNEPVIEITQIKGTSEAHPALSPNDEWANFELYETFIGSAAKSSPHIGDYARTALARGLGLADTKGFNPFKFGFIGSSDTHIGAGPFIEETFWGKFPVDGGDPANRHSIPPNGEKTWDADKARITIPADGVMVPNMRRLLAASQYSASGLAGVWADENTREAIFDAIRRKETFGTSGPRLKARMFASFDFGEDILSDPDLVASAYETGVPQGGNLTGSGAAPQILAWAMRDPDSYPLQRVQVVKVWTDADGGAHEAVYDAACSGGALPDPQTHRCPDNGARVDLTDCSTNDGTGAGEMKALWTDPDFDPARRSAYYVRVLENPSCRWSSWDAARNGTPPNPDMPSTIQERAWTSPVWYNPQG; encoded by the coding sequence ATGAAATATCTGGGACAGGCGAGCCTCGCCGTCTTGCTGCTGGCGGCTGGCTGCACCGCTCAGCAGGACATGGCCACACCACCGGAAACAACTGCCGCGACGCCGGAGACGCTGGTCGAAGCAGCGCCGGAAGCGACAATGGCCCCTGCCCCGGCGGACCGGGTGGCCCTGTTCGGTGACCTGCACGTCCACACCGGCCAGTCCTTCGATGCCTTCATCTCGTCCGTCCGTGCGACGCCGGACGATGCCTACCGGTTTGCCAAGGGAGAGAAGATCACCACCGATGGCGGTTATGACGTCCAGCTGAACGGCCCGCTCGACTTCCTCGCCGTCACCGACCATGGCGAATATATGGGCATCATGCCCGCCATGGCGACGCCCGGCACGGCCCTATCGCAAACGAATTTCGCCAAGACCGTCTTCGGCCCGGATGCAGAGAATCCCGCCCAGTCCTTCCAGAATGTCGGCCTGACCATCGTGTCGGGGGACGAGATCGAGGAGATCTACGACCGGGACGTGATCGATTCGGCCTGGCAACGCGCCATTGATGCGGCCGAGCGCCATTATGAGCCCGGCAAGTTCACGACCTTCGCAGGCTATGAATTCACGGCCATGACCCCCGTGCTGGAATCGAAAATCCCGGCCGCGGCGAACCTGCACCGCAATGTCATCTTCCGCGGCGAAGCCCCCGCGCGCCTCTTCTCCACGCTTGATTCTCCGAACCCGGAAGATCTCTGGGACTGGATGGATGCCCAGCGCGCAGACGGCCGGGATGTCATGTCCATCCCGCACAATTCCAACGCCTCCAATGGCGAGATGTTCGCGTCGGAAACCTATGAGGGCGGCGAACTGACGGCGGACTATGCCGTCACCCGCATGCGCAATGAGCCGGTGATCGAGATCACCCAGATCAAGGGCACATCCGAAGCTCACCCGGCTCTGTCCCCGAACGATGAATGGGCGAATTTCGAACTCTATGAGACCTTCATCGGCAGCGCGGCGAAATCCTCTCCGCATATTGGCGACTATGCCCGCACGGCGCTGGCCCGCGGCCTCGGCCTCGCCGACACGAAAGGCTTCAACCCGTTCAAGTTCGGCTTCATCGGCTCCAGCGACACGCATATCGGGGCCGGCCCATTCATTGAGGAAACATTCTGGGGCAAGTTCCCGGTCGATGGCGGAGATCCGGCGAATCGCCATTCCATTCCTCCGAACGGGGAGAAGACTTGGGACGCCGATAAAGCCCGGATCACCATTCCCGCCGATGGCGTGATGGTTCCAAACATGCGCCGCCTGCTGGCCGCCAGCCAGTACAGCGCCTCGGGCCTCGCCGGTGTGTGGGCGGATGAAAACACGCGCGAAGCGATCTTCGATGCGATCCGCCGCAAGGAGACTTTCGGCACCTCCGGCCCGCGCCTGAAGGCCCGCATGTTTGCAAGCTTCGATTTCGGCGAAGACATTCTCTCCGATCCGGACCTCGTCGCCAGCGCCTATGAGACGGGCGTCCCTCAGGGCGGGAACCTGACCGGCAGCGGCGCGGCGCCGCAGATCCTCGCCTGGGCAATGCGCGATCCGGACTCCTACCCCCTGCAGCGCGTGCAGGTGGTGAAGGTCTGGACCGATGCAGATGGCGGCGCCCATGAGGCCGTCTATGACGCGGCCTGTTCCGGCGGCGCCCTGCCCGATCCACAAACCCATCGGTGCCCGGACAATGGCGCCCGCGTTGACCTGACCGACTGCTCCACCAATGACGGCACAGGCGCCGGCGAGATGAAAGCCCTCTGGACCGACCCGGACTTCGACCCGGCCCGGCGGTCAGCCTATTACGTCCGTGTGCTGGAAAATCCGTCCTGCCGCTGGTCCAGCTGGGATGCCGCCCGCAATGGCACGCCGCCCAATCCGGACATGCCCTCCACAATCCAGGAACGGGCCTGGACCAGCCCGGTCTGGTACAATCCGCAGGGATGA
- a CDS encoding complex I NDUFA9 subunit family protein yields MTKGLVTIFGGSGFIGRYAARELVKKGWRVRVACRRVNLAGDVRLAGAPGWVDIAQANIRDRASVERALEGADAVVNLVGVLVEKGKQTFESTQAEGAALLAEVAAEKGITRFVQVSAIGADAESKSDYAKTKAEAEAAVRGAVPTATILRPSVVFGPEDEFFNKFAQMARVAPLMPAIGGGKTKMQPVYAGDVAEAIAVAVTDETAEGKTYELGGPRVYTMNEIYDFICATIDRPRFKITLPFFAAKPLGYLSGAVWRYIPPFSWGFLGQPPVTGDQVEMLKTDNVVAGDALTLTDLGVTTLESVEAIVPTYLWRFRDYGEFHKASQA; encoded by the coding sequence ATGACCAAGGGCTTGGTGACCATTTTCGGCGGATCGGGCTTTATCGGGCGCTATGCGGCCCGTGAGCTGGTGAAAAAAGGCTGGCGTGTGCGTGTGGCCTGCCGGCGGGTGAATCTGGCGGGCGATGTGCGCCTCGCAGGGGCACCGGGCTGGGTCGACATCGCACAGGCCAATATCCGCGACCGCGCCTCGGTTGAGCGTGCGCTGGAGGGCGCCGATGCCGTGGTGAACCTGGTTGGCGTCCTGGTCGAGAAGGGCAAGCAGACCTTCGAATCGACGCAGGCCGAAGGCGCAGCCCTTCTGGCGGAAGTGGCGGCAGAGAAGGGGATTACCCGCTTCGTGCAGGTGTCCGCCATCGGTGCCGATGCCGAGTCCAAGTCGGACTATGCCAAGACCAAGGCCGAGGCCGAAGCGGCCGTGCGCGGCGCGGTGCCGACGGCGACCATCCTGCGCCCGTCCGTGGTGTTCGGCCCGGAAGACGAGTTCTTCAACAAGTTCGCCCAGATGGCGCGAGTCGCCCCGCTGATGCCCGCCATTGGCGGCGGCAAGACGAAGATGCAGCCGGTTTATGCAGGCGATGTCGCCGAGGCGATTGCCGTGGCCGTCACTGACGAGACGGCCGAAGGCAAGACGTATGAGCTGGGCGGGCCGCGCGTCTATACGATGAACGAGATCTACGACTTCATCTGCGCCACCATTGACCGTCCGCGCTTCAAGATCACGCTGCCCTTCTTTGCGGCGAAGCCTCTGGGTTATCTGTCCGGCGCGGTCTGGCGCTATATTCCGCCCTTCTCCTGGGGCTTTCTGGGCCAGCCGCCGGTCACTGGCGACCAGGTCGAGATGCTGAAGACCGACAATGTCGTGGCAGGTGATGCCCTCACGCTGACCGACCTTGGCGTGACCACGCTGGAATCGGTCGAGGCCATCGTGCCGACCTATCTCTGGCGCTTCCGCGATTATGGTGAGTTCCACAAGGCGTCCCAAGCCTGA
- a CDS encoding DUF2721 domain-containing protein, with the protein MPDFVIPGDIAHVIQIAIAPVFLLAGIGAFLNVMTSRLGRVVDRWRTLEAALSDCDDARRRIYVKELSILDRRMAHSNRAIALSTLAALLVCVVIIFLFTGQLLHVSVNRAVSILFIAAMSVLVTALLSFLLEIRISSRTLRVAGHLIKPQA; encoded by the coding sequence ATGCCCGACTTCGTCATCCCCGGCGACATCGCCCACGTCATCCAGATTGCCATCGCGCCTGTCTTCCTGCTGGCCGGCATCGGGGCGTTCCTGAATGTGATGACCAGCCGGCTGGGCCGCGTGGTGGACCGCTGGCGCACGTTGGAGGCGGCGCTGTCCGACTGCGATGACGCGCGCCGCCGGATTTACGTGAAGGAACTCAGCATCCTCGACCGGCGGATGGCGCACTCGAACCGGGCCATTGCGCTGTCGACCCTCGCCGCCCTGCTTGTCTGCGTCGTGATTATTTTCCTGTTCACAGGCCAGCTGCTGCACGTCTCGGTGAACCGCGCCGTTTCGATCCTGTTCATTGCGGCCATGAGCGTTCTGGTGACGGCGCTGCTGTCCTTCCTGCTGGAGATCCGCATTTCCAGCCGGACGCTGCGGGTCGCGGGCCACCTCATCAAACCGCAAGCCTAG
- a CDS encoding J domain-containing protein gives MSDGDPYPYRVKFTDIRVNPPPDEVSRARARKTRVCDHKGCDLEGSHPAPKRGGKGRHHFCAKHIAEYNRSFNFFEGMSQAEAAAFTRAERFGHKRTWRFGTGPMAGKKSADQFDPRRWAGRRFFDMDDVAEATGNATSGRRSSLQVRALRELDLEADASPNDIRARYAEYVRRFHPDSNQGDRSSEDKLQRVLRAGKFLKAAGLMKG, from the coding sequence ATGTCCGATGGCGATCCATACCCCTACCGAGTCAAGTTCACCGATATAAGGGTGAACCCGCCGCCCGACGAGGTGTCGCGTGCGCGTGCCCGCAAGACGCGCGTCTGCGATCACAAGGGCTGCGACCTGGAAGGCAGCCATCCGGCGCCCAAGCGGGGCGGGAAGGGGCGTCACCATTTCTGCGCCAAGCACATCGCTGAATACAATCGCAGCTTCAATTTCTTCGAAGGCATGTCCCAGGCCGAGGCGGCCGCCTTTACCCGGGCAGAGCGATTCGGCCACAAGCGGACCTGGCGCTTCGGCACCGGCCCCATGGCGGGCAAGAAAAGTGCAGACCAGTTCGATCCGCGACGCTGGGCCGGGCGCCGCTTCTTCGACATGGACGATGTCGCCGAAGCGACCGGCAATGCCACATCCGGCCGCCGGTCCAGCCTGCAGGTGCGCGCGCTGCGGGAACTCGACCTGGAGGCCGATGCGTCGCCGAACGACATCCGCGCACGCTATGCCGAATATGTTCGCCGCTTCCACCCGGATTCGAATCAGGGCGACCGGTCATCCGAAGACAAGCTGCAGCGGGTGCTGCGCGCCGGCAAATTCCTGAAGGCCGCCGGCCTGATGAAAGGCTAG
- a CDS encoding HlyC/CorC family transporter, whose product MIAGYIIAIFVLLALSGFFSGSETALTAASRARMHALEKEGDKRAAAVNRLISNREGLIGSILLGNNVVNILASVLATSLFTQLFGQGGVAMAMATGVMTILVLVFAEVMPKTYAIGRPDAMAMSVAGIISILVAVASWIVTAIQAIVSVTLKLVGLGTPAEAITADEEIRGAIDLHAFEGGVDDADRQRLVGALDLKELTVEDVMIHRKNIKMLSADLDPRQMVMKALASPHTRIPLYRGEKEEIVGILHAKDLLRAIIPLGGNLASLDLDAIMRKPWFVPETTPVQDQLDAFLKERSHFALVIDEYGELQGLITLEDILEEIVGSIHDEHDIAVQGVRPQEDGSVNVDGWVPIRDVNRAMNWNLPDDEAVTVAGLVIHEAQTIPEAGQSFVFHGYRFNVLRRQRNQVTGLNISVIEPA is encoded by the coding sequence ATGATCGCCGGTTACATCATCGCCATCTTCGTATTGCTGGCGCTTTCAGGCTTTTTCTCGGGCTCCGAGACGGCGCTGACGGCGGCCTCGCGGGCGCGCATGCATGCGCTGGAGAAGGAAGGCGACAAGCGCGCCGCTGCCGTCAACCGGCTGATCTCCAACCGGGAAGGGCTGATCGGCTCGATCCTGCTCGGCAACAATGTCGTGAACATCCTGGCCTCGGTGCTGGCAACGTCGCTGTTCACCCAGCTGTTCGGGCAGGGCGGCGTGGCCATGGCGATGGCCACCGGCGTGATGACAATCCTCGTGCTCGTGTTTGCCGAAGTGATGCCGAAAACCTATGCCATCGGCCGTCCGGACGCGATGGCGATGAGCGTCGCCGGAATCATCTCCATTCTGGTGGCGGTGGCTTCGTGGATCGTGACGGCTATCCAGGCGATCGTCTCGGTGACACTGAAACTCGTGGGTCTCGGGACACCGGCCGAGGCGATCACGGCGGATGAGGAAATCCGCGGCGCGATTGACCTGCATGCCTTTGAAGGCGGGGTGGACGATGCCGACCGCCAGCGCCTCGTCGGCGCCCTCGACCTGAAGGAACTGACCGTCGAAGACGTGATGATCCACCGCAAGAACATCAAGATGCTGAGCGCCGATCTCGATCCGCGCCAGATGGTGATGAAGGCGCTGGCCAGCCCGCACACGCGCATCCCGCTCTATCGCGGCGAGAAGGAAGAGATTGTCGGCATCCTGCACGCCAAGGATCTGCTGCGCGCGATTATTCCGCTGGGCGGCAATCTTGCCAGCCTCGACCTCGATGCGATCATGCGCAAACCCTGGTTCGTGCCGGAAACCACGCCGGTGCAGGACCAGCTCGACGCCTTTCTGAAAGAACGCAGCCACTTTGCCCTCGTCATCGACGAGTATGGCGAACTGCAGGGCCTGATTACGCTGGAAGACATTCTGGAAGAGATTGTCGGCTCAATCCATGACGAGCATGACATCGCTGTACAGGGCGTGCGCCCGCAGGAGGATGGCTCCGTCAATGTCGATGGCTGGGTGCCAATCCGCGATGTGAACCGGGCAATGAACTGGAACCTGCCGGACGATGAAGCCGTCACGGTGGCGGGCCTGGTCATTCACGAGGCGCAGACCATCCCGGAAGCCGGGCAGAGTTTCGTGTTCCATGGATACCGGTTCAACGTGCTGCGCCGCCAGCGCAACCAGGTGACCGGACTGAATATCTCAGTAATCGAGCCCGCCTGA